Proteins found in one Plasmodium reichenowi strain SY57 chromosome Unknown, whole genome shotgun sequence genomic segment:
- a CDS encoding hypothetical protein (conserved Plasmodium protein, unknown function), with protein sequence CLSNIISINKLLYFITRPEFLFIDNLYSIFKDYIKNRNEYNKERLSKSDYYYEQREKLYKEHRRKMNRQNIRTDSSNNNNINNSSSNNNNNNNNNSNIYNNNYYYSSSINKVSFDDDEKIEVESFLDHNGVVGSNKKIKREKIREYFKKEKNLLKKLNFMTKFNKNTIKKSMIVMNNSDE encoded by the coding sequence TTGTTTGAgtaatataatatctattaataaattattatattttataactCGTCCTGAGTTTTTGTTTATTGACAATTTGTATAGTATATTCAAggattatataaaaaatagaaatgAGTACAATAAAGAAAGATTAAGTAAATctgattattattatgaacaGAGGGAGAAGTTATATAAGGAACATAGAAGGAAAATGAATAGGCAGAATATAAGAACAGATAGTAgtaacaacaacaatattaataatagtagtagtaataataataataataataataataatagtaacatatataataataattattattatagtAGTAGTATTAATAAAGTCAGCTttgatgatgatgaaaagATTGAAGTAGAAAGTTTTTTAGACCATAACGGTGTAGTAGGTAgtaataagaaaataaaaagagaAAAGATACGTGAATATTTTaagaaagaaaagaatttattaaagaaattaaattttatgaCAAAGTTTAATAAGAATACTATAAAGAAAAGTATGATAGTT